A part of Sulfurifustis variabilis genomic DNA contains:
- the atpG gene encoding F0F1 ATP synthase subunit gamma, with amino-acid sequence MAAGKEIRKQIKSIKSTQKITRAMEMVAASKMRRAQERMQAARPYATKIRQVIGHLHFAHPEYRHPFWIEREAKRVGVIVVTSDRGLCGGLNTNLFRLLLPTLKEWHDKQLPVEVCSIGTKGFAFLKRLGAEIVSHAAHLGDTPRIEDLIGTVKIMLDAYGAGRIDRLYVVYNQFVNTMSQRPVVEQLLPLPAVEGESQAELKHYWDYLYEPDAREVLDDLLTRYIESLVYHAVVENLASEQSARMVAMKSASDNAGTLIDELNLRYNKARQAAITQEIAEIVGGAAAV; translated from the coding sequence ATGGCGGCCGGAAAAGAGATCCGCAAGCAGATCAAGTCCATCAAGAGCACGCAGAAGATTACGCGTGCGATGGAGATGGTGGCCGCCAGCAAGATGCGGCGGGCGCAGGAGCGCATGCAGGCCGCGCGCCCGTATGCGACCAAGATCCGCCAGGTGATCGGGCATCTGCACTTCGCGCATCCCGAGTACCGGCATCCCTTCTGGATCGAGCGCGAAGCGAAGCGCGTCGGCGTCATCGTGGTGACTTCCGACCGGGGGCTCTGCGGAGGACTCAACACCAACCTGTTCCGCCTGCTGCTGCCGACGCTGAAGGAGTGGCACGACAAGCAGTTGCCCGTCGAGGTGTGCAGCATCGGCACGAAGGGCTTCGCGTTCCTGAAGCGGCTGGGCGCCGAGATCGTGTCGCACGCCGCGCACCTGGGAGACACGCCCCGCATCGAGGATCTGATCGGCACGGTGAAGATCATGCTCGACGCCTACGGCGCCGGGCGCATCGACCGCCTCTACGTCGTGTACAACCAGTTCGTGAACACCATGTCGCAACGCCCGGTCGTGGAGCAGCTCCTGCCGCTGCCCGCGGTCGAGGGCGAATCCCAGGCGGAGCTCAAGCACTACTGGGACTACCTCTACGAGCCGGACGCGCGCGAGGTGCTCGACGACCTGCTCACCCGCTACATCGAGTCGCTCGTGTACCACGCCGTGGTCGAGAACCTCGCCTCCGAGCAGTCCGCGCGCATGGTCGCGATGAAATCGGCATCGGACAACGCCGGGACGCTGATCGACGAGCTGAACCTGCGGTACAACAAGGCGCGCCAGGCGGCGATCACGCAGGAGATCGCCGAGATCGTGGGCGGCGCGGCGGCGGTTTGA
- the atpA gene encoding F0F1 ATP synthase subunit alpha: MALNPSEISDLIRARIEKFEAATQARTEGTVVGLTDGIARIHGLADVMQGEMIEFPGNTFGLAFNLERDSVGAVVMGEYKHITEGDRVRTTGRILEVPVGPELVGRVVDALGTPIDGKGPIETGRTSPVEKIAPGVIARQSVSQPVQTGLKSIDAMVPIGRGQRELIIGDRQTGKTALAIDAIINQKGTGVVCIYVAVGQKASSVAGVVRKLEEYGALDHTIVVAATAAESAAMQYIAPYAGCAMGEYFRDSGQDALIVYDDLTKQAWAYRQISLLLRRPPGREAYPGDVFYLHSRLLERAARVNGDYVEKLTNGAVKGKTGSLTALPIIETQAGDVSAFVPTNVISITDGQIYLDTDLFNAGMRPAINAGLSVSRVGGAAQTKIVKKLGGGVRLALAQYRELAAFAQFASDLDPTTRKQLDRGARIMEIMKQPQYSPMTVAQMAVSLFAVNEGFLDDVDVKKVRAFEDALHLYMKNEHAGLLARIDAEPAYSDEIATALRQAIETFKASHTW, encoded by the coding sequence ATGGCACTCAACCCCAGCGAGATCAGCGACCTCATCCGCGCCCGCATCGAGAAGTTCGAGGCGGCCACCCAGGCCCGTACGGAGGGCACCGTCGTCGGACTGACCGACGGCATCGCGCGCATCCACGGCCTGGCCGACGTCATGCAGGGCGAGATGATCGAGTTCCCCGGCAATACCTTCGGGCTCGCCTTCAACCTCGAGCGCGACTCGGTCGGCGCCGTGGTCATGGGCGAGTACAAGCACATCACCGAAGGCGACCGCGTGCGCACCACCGGGCGTATCCTGGAGGTGCCGGTCGGACCCGAGCTCGTCGGGCGCGTGGTCGACGCGCTCGGCACGCCCATCGACGGCAAGGGGCCGATCGAGACCGGCCGCACCTCGCCGGTCGAGAAGATCGCCCCCGGCGTGATCGCGCGCCAGTCGGTGAGCCAGCCGGTGCAGACGGGCCTGAAGTCGATCGACGCGATGGTCCCGATCGGGCGCGGGCAGCGCGAGCTCATCATCGGCGACCGCCAGACCGGCAAGACCGCGCTCGCGATCGACGCCATCATCAACCAGAAGGGCACCGGCGTCGTGTGTATCTACGTCGCGGTCGGCCAGAAGGCCTCCTCGGTCGCCGGCGTGGTGCGCAAGCTCGAGGAGTACGGGGCGCTCGACCACACGATCGTCGTCGCGGCGACGGCCGCCGAGTCCGCCGCGATGCAGTACATCGCGCCGTACGCCGGGTGCGCCATGGGCGAGTACTTCCGCGACAGCGGCCAGGACGCGCTCATCGTCTACGACGATTTGACCAAGCAGGCCTGGGCGTACCGCCAGATCTCGCTGTTGCTGCGCCGTCCACCCGGGCGCGAAGCCTATCCCGGTGACGTTTTTTACCTGCACTCGCGCCTGCTCGAGCGCGCGGCGCGCGTGAACGGCGACTACGTCGAGAAGCTCACGAACGGCGCGGTCAAGGGCAAGACGGGTTCGCTCACTGCCCTTCCCATCATCGAGACCCAGGCGGGCGACGTCTCCGCGTTCGTGCCGACCAACGTGATCTCGATCACCGACGGGCAGATCTATCTCGACACCGACCTTTTCAACGCCGGCATGCGCCCCGCGATTAACGCGGGACTCTCGGTCTCGCGCGTGGGCGGCGCCGCGCAGACCAAGATCGTGAAGAAGCTCGGCGGCGGCGTGCGCCTCGCGCTCGCGCAGTACCGCGAGCTCGCGGCCTTCGCGCAGTTCGCCTCGGATCTCGATCCGACGACGCGCAAGCAACTGGATCGCGGCGCGCGTATCATGGAGATCATGAAGCAGCCGCAGTACTCGCCGATGACCGTTGCCCAAATGGCCGTATCGCTGTTCGCCGTGAACGAGGGCTTTCTCGACGACGTCGACGTAAAGAAGGTGCGCGCGTTCGAGGATGCGCTGCATCTGTATATGAAGAACGAGCACGCCGGCCTGCTGGCTCGCATCGATGCCGAGCCGGCCTACAGCGACGAGATCGCCACGGCGCTGCGTCAGGCGATCGAGACCTTCAAGGCAAGCCACACCTGGTAA
- a CDS encoding F0F1 ATP synthase subunit delta: MAETRTTARPYAEAVFELARARNQYARWSEALATLEAVVADPQVAALARDPRLARERLVALLLDVLGEQLDTEGRNFVHLLVDYRRLSLVPEIRELYEAMRAEAEGRVAVDVRTAFPLEAKQQDMLLAALKRRFGREVDLAVTVDPALIGGLEIRAGDLVIDGSVRGRLAALAAQLSE, encoded by the coding sequence ATGGCCGAGACCCGCACCACGGCACGCCCCTACGCCGAAGCCGTCTTCGAGCTGGCGCGCGCTCGAAACCAGTACGCGCGCTGGTCGGAAGCGCTCGCGACGCTCGAGGCGGTTGTGGCCGACCCGCAGGTCGCGGCGCTCGCCCGGGACCCGCGCCTCGCGCGCGAGCGTCTCGTGGCGTTGCTGCTCGACGTGCTCGGCGAGCAGCTCGACACGGAGGGCCGCAACTTCGTGCACCTGCTGGTCGACTACCGCCGCCTTTCGCTCGTTCCCGAGATCCGGGAGCTGTACGAGGCCATGCGCGCCGAGGCCGAAGGGCGCGTGGCGGTCGACGTGCGCACCGCCTTTCCCCTGGAGGCGAAGCAGCAGGACATGCTCCTCGCGGCGCTCAAGCGCCGTTTCGGCCGCGAGGTGGACCTCGCCGTCACGGTCGACCCCGCTCTCATCGGCGGGCTCGAGATTCGGGCGGGCGATCTCGTCATCGACGGCTCCGTGCGGGGCCGACTCGCCGCCCTTGCCGCCCAGCTCAGCGAATAA
- a CDS encoding F0F1 ATP synthase subunit B, whose product MDINATLIGQSLVFILLIWFTMRFVWPPLTRAMAERQKTIADGLAAAERGKRELELAEKRALEMLKKAKADAQEIIGLAEKRAAEVTDEAKGAARVEAERIVHAARGDIEQETNRAREMLRERLAELAVAGAARILEKEIDPKAHARLLEAVVKQL is encoded by the coding sequence GTGGACATCAACGCCACTCTGATCGGGCAATCGCTCGTCTTCATCCTCCTCATCTGGTTCACCATGCGCTTTGTCTGGCCGCCGCTCACGCGCGCGATGGCCGAGCGCCAGAAAACCATCGCCGACGGGCTAGCGGCCGCGGAGCGCGGCAAGCGCGAGCTGGAACTCGCGGAAAAGCGCGCCCTCGAAATGCTCAAGAAGGCGAAGGCCGATGCACAGGAGATCATCGGGCTGGCCGAGAAGCGCGCCGCCGAGGTGACCGACGAGGCCAAGGGCGCCGCGCGTGTCGAGGCCGAGCGCATCGTGCACGCGGCGCGCGGCGACATCGAGCAGGAGACCAACCGCGCGCGCGAGATGCTGCGCGAGCGTCTCGCCGAGCTCGCGGTGGCCGGAGCCGCCCGCATACTCGAGAAGGAGATAGATCCGAAGGCGCATGCCCGCCTGCTCGAGGCGGTGGTGAAGCAACTCTAG
- the atpE gene encoding F0F1 ATP synthase subunit C — protein sequence MELATLLADIQASTAIAVGLILGMGAMGTAIGFGLLGGKFLEGAARQPETVPMLQVKMFIVAGLLDAVTMIGVGLALFFTFANPFTAAVRTAVGG from the coding sequence ATGGAACTCGCAACGCTGCTGGCCGACATTCAGGCCTCGACCGCCATCGCCGTCGGACTCATCCTCGGCATGGGCGCGATGGGCACGGCCATCGGCTTCGGCCTGTTGGGCGGCAAGTTTCTGGAGGGCGCCGCGCGCCAGCCGGAGACCGTGCCGATGCTGCAGGTGAAGATGTTCATCGTGGCCGGGCTGCTCGATGCCGTGACCATGATCGGCGTGGGCCTCGCGCTGTTCTTCACGTTCGCCAATCCGTTCACGGCGGCCGTGCGCACGGCGGTCGGCGGTTAA
- the atpB gene encoding F0F1 ATP synthase subunit A has translation MATQTQTPTDYIVHHLTNLRAGDGFWTFHLDTLIISGLLGLVILALFRFAAARATPGVPGGLQNFVEIMVEFVDQQVKDTFHGRSALIAPLALTIFVWIWLMNFMDLIPVDLLPWLAGLADVHYLRVVPTTDLNATFAMSLSVFFLIIFYSIKVKGPAGYAKEMLLAPFGKWFIPFNLLLRLVEEIAKPVSLSLRLFGNLYAGELIFVLIALFLLGQTLTGVLTSATGWVMLFTQVILGLGWAIFHILIITLQAFIFMVLTIVYLSLAHEEH, from the coding sequence ATGGCTACGCAGACGCAGACACCCACGGATTACATCGTCCACCATCTCACCAACCTCAGGGCGGGCGACGGTTTCTGGACGTTCCACCTCGACACGCTGATCATCTCGGGCCTCCTCGGCCTCGTGATCCTCGCCCTGTTCCGCTTCGCCGCCGCGCGCGCCACGCCCGGTGTGCCGGGCGGTCTGCAGAACTTCGTCGAAATCATGGTCGAGTTCGTCGACCAGCAGGTGAAGGACACGTTCCACGGCAGGAGCGCGCTGATAGCGCCGCTCGCCCTCACGATCTTCGTCTGGATCTGGCTCATGAACTTCATGGACCTGATCCCGGTCGACCTGCTGCCCTGGCTGGCCGGCCTGGCCGACGTCCATTACCTGCGCGTGGTGCCGACGACCGACCTCAATGCGACCTTCGCGATGTCGCTGTCGGTCTTCTTCCTGATCATTTTCTACAGCATCAAGGTCAAGGGACCCGCCGGTTACGCGAAAGAGATGCTGCTCGCGCCCTTCGGCAAGTGGTTCATCCCGTTCAACCTGCTCCTGCGGCTCGTCGAGGAGATCGCCAAGCCCGTTTCGCTTTCCCTGCGTCTCTTCGGCAACCTGTACGCGGGCGAGCTCATCTTCGTTCTGATCGCGCTGTTCCTGCTCGGGCAGACCCTGACCGGGGTGCTCACGAGCGCAACCGGCTGGGTGATGCTTTTCACGCAGGTCATCCTCGGCCTCGGCTGGGCGATCTTTCACATCCTGATCATCACCCTGCAGGCGTTCATCTTCATGGTGCTCACCATCGTGTACCTGAGCCTCGCGCACGAAGAGCACTAG
- a CDS encoding ATP synthase subunit I codes for MDFRADAYRVVAAQFVVAIVISSGLLIFSGWRTAWSALVGGSIAALASLYFAAVLYARRGGRNPRQFVRAFYVGEFLKIVITAALFWIAIVWLDVSFLPAFATYAVALLAYWLALLPVFSRFARR; via the coding sequence ATGGATTTCCGAGCCGATGCCTACAGAGTCGTGGCTGCGCAGTTCGTGGTCGCGATCGTCATTTCCTCCGGGCTCCTGATTTTCTCGGGTTGGCGCACCGCGTGGTCGGCGTTGGTGGGAGGCTCGATCGCCGCGCTGGCAAGTCTTTATTTTGCGGCCGTGCTATACGCGCGGCGGGGTGGCCGCAATCCGCGGCAGTTTGTTCGGGCATTCTACGTGGGCGAGTTTCTGAAGATCGTGATCACGGCGGCCCTGTTCTGGATCGCCATCGTCTGGCTCGACGTTTCGTTCCTGCCGGCCTTCGCCACGTATGCCGTGGCGCTGCTTGCCTACTGGCTCGCGCTGCTGCCGGTCTTTTCGCGGTTTGCGCGCAGGTGA
- a CDS encoding CBS domain-containing protein, producing the protein MTTAVKTAHPDSLIREVAMVMCFNKISGMPVVDDDGRIVGMISEKDILWGMFPDLQDFMGNPEVADFEAFERDYKDVVNLKVQNLMTTRVYAVEPTMPVLKAASMMFRHRLRRLPVADNGKLVGIVSVGDVHKAIFQHNITGRA; encoded by the coding sequence ATGACAACCGCCGTGAAAACCGCCCACCCGGACAGCCTCATCCGGGAGGTCGCCATGGTGATGTGCTTCAACAAGATCAGCGGCATGCCGGTGGTGGACGACGACGGCAGGATCGTCGGGATGATCTCGGAAAAGGATATTCTCTGGGGGATGTTTCCCGACCTGCAGGACTTCATGGGTAACCCCGAGGTGGCCGACTTCGAGGCTTTCGAGCGCGACTACAAGGACGTGGTGAACCTCAAAGTCCAGAACCTCATGACCACCCGCGTCTACGCCGTGGAACCCACGATGCCTGTCCTCAAGGCCGCCTCGATGATGTTCCGGCATCGCCTTCGGCGGTTGCCGGTTGCCGACAACGGCAAGCTCGTAGGCATCGTGAGCGTGGGCGACGTGCACAAGGCAATCTTCCAGCACAACATCACCGGCCGGGCATAG
- a CDS encoding SEL1-like repeat protein translates to MNRVVPAFLLVVLCLAPAARAADDPVLASLRVAAERGEVDAQYELGVLYEFGFHLPDHRVTALAWYTRAAEQGNAAAAKRRDLLKTELSALEIEQAGRLLAAPAATAQR, encoded by the coding sequence ATGAACCGAGTCGTTCCTGCGTTCCTTTTGGTGGTCCTTTGCCTGGCGCCGGCTGCCCGTGCCGCCGACGACCCTGTCCTCGCCTCCCTGCGCGTCGCCGCGGAGCGCGGCGAGGTCGATGCGCAGTACGAGCTCGGAGTGCTGTACGAGTTCGGTTTTCATCTTCCCGACCACCGTGTCACGGCGCTTGCGTGGTACACGCGGGCTGCCGAACAGGGCAACGCCGCGGCGGCCAAGCGCCGGGACCTCCTCAAGACCGAGTTGAGCGCCCTCGAGATCGAGCAGGCCGGTCGCCTGCTCGCCGCGCCCGCGGCGACCGCGCAGCGTTAG
- a CDS encoding ParB/RepB/Spo0J family partition protein: MMTKKPRLGRGLDALLGAGLQPADEKDELKQLPLDLLERGKYQPRTHMDPEALAELAASIKAQGVVQPIVVRPLPSGSYEIIAGERRWRAAQLAGLGTVPAVVRRIPDEAAIAIALIENIQRENLNPVEEAGALQRLIDEFGMTHQRVAEAVGRSRAAVTNLLRLLALNDDVRKMLEEGRMDMGHARALLSLGGGAQSEAAHQVVEKGLSVRETENLVRRLLERPSPRKHNRALDPDVRALQDRLSEKLGAKVRILHSKTGKGRLTVDYHTLDELEGILNRIR, encoded by the coding sequence ATGATGACCAAGAAGCCGCGCCTCGGACGCGGCCTCGACGCACTGCTCGGCGCCGGCCTGCAGCCGGCCGACGAGAAGGACGAGCTCAAGCAGTTGCCGCTGGATCTGCTCGAGCGCGGGAAGTACCAGCCGCGCACCCACATGGACCCCGAAGCGCTCGCCGAGCTCGCCGCCTCGATCAAGGCGCAGGGCGTCGTGCAGCCGATCGTGGTGCGTCCGCTGCCGTCGGGGAGCTACGAGATCATTGCCGGCGAGCGCCGCTGGCGGGCTGCCCAGCTGGCCGGCCTCGGTACGGTGCCCGCGGTGGTGCGCCGCATCCCGGACGAAGCCGCGATCGCGATCGCGCTCATCGAGAACATCCAGCGCGAGAACCTGAACCCGGTCGAGGAGGCGGGTGCCCTCCAGCGCCTGATCGACGAGTTCGGCATGACCCACCAGCGCGTCGCCGAGGCGGTCGGGCGTTCGCGCGCCGCGGTGACGAACCTCCTGCGGCTGCTCGCGCTCAACGACGACGTGCGCAAGATGCTGGAGGAGGGTCGTATGGACATGGGCCACGCGCGCGCGCTGCTGTCCCTCGGCGGCGGGGCCCAGAGCGAGGCCGCCCACCAGGTCGTCGAAAAGGGCCTCTCCGTACGGGAGACCGAGAACCTCGTCCGCCGTCTGCTCGAGCGACCCTCGCCGCGCAAGCACAATCGGGCCCTGGATCCGGACGTGCGGGCGCTGCAGGACCGGCTGTCGGAGAAGCTCGGCGCCAAGGTTCGCATCCTCCATTCCAAGACCGGCAAGGGCCGACTGACGGTCGACTACCACACGCTGGACGAGCTCGAAGGCATCCTGAACCGGATACGCTGA
- a CDS encoding ParA family protein, whose product MKGKVLAIANQKGGVGKTTTSINLAASLARTRRRVMLVDVDPQGNATMGSGVDKSTLQASTYTVLIGETPVEAARVNVEGGYDLVPANGSLSGAEVELIEFDQRERRLKIALEPVRSSYDYILIDCPPALNLLTVNALVAATSVMIPMQCEYYALEGLTALLNTIRRIRETLNPSLQIEGLLRTMYDPRNNLDNEVSAQLKQHFGDKLYRTIIPRNVRLAEAPSYGKPVIAYDMQSKGAQAYLALAGEMLNREEAA is encoded by the coding sequence GTGAAGGGCAAGGTCCTCGCGATCGCCAACCAGAAGGGCGGGGTCGGCAAGACGACGACGAGCATCAACCTCGCCGCGTCGCTCGCCCGGACGCGTCGGCGGGTCATGCTCGTGGACGTCGATCCGCAGGGCAACGCCACCATGGGCAGCGGCGTCGACAAGTCGACGTTGCAGGCCAGCACCTACACGGTGCTGATCGGCGAGACCCCGGTCGAGGCCGCGCGCGTCAACGTCGAGGGCGGGTACGATCTCGTGCCGGCGAACGGGAGTCTTTCCGGCGCGGAGGTCGAGCTCATCGAGTTCGACCAGCGCGAGCGGCGCCTCAAGATCGCGCTCGAACCGGTCCGTTCCAGCTACGACTACATCCTGATCGACTGCCCGCCGGCGCTGAATCTGCTCACCGTGAACGCTCTCGTTGCCGCGACCAGCGTCATGATCCCCATGCAGTGCGAGTACTATGCCCTCGAAGGCCTGACGGCGCTGCTCAATACCATACGGCGCATCCGCGAGACGCTGAACCCCTCGCTCCAGATCGAAGGCCTGCTGCGCACCATGTACGATCCCCGCAACAATCTCGACAACGAAGTGTCGGCGCAGCTCAAGCAGCACTTCGGCGACAAGCTCTACCGCACGATCATTCCCCGGAACGTCCGTCTCGCCGAGGCGCCGAGCTACGGCAAGCCCGTGATCGCCTACGACATGCAGTCGAAGGGCGCACAGGCCTATCTGGCGCTCGCTGGCGAGATGCTGAACCGCGAGGAGGCCGCATGA